A single genomic interval of Streptomyces sp. 1222.5 harbors:
- a CDS encoding YceI family protein: protein MGIFSRKDSTPETTVAPAAAGPDLTALTGDYTIDPAHTTIGFVARHAMVTNVKGAFHDFTGTLHLDGADPTRSTATLDIKMDSIDTGNADRDGHLKSSDFFKIDEYPAMTFRSTKAESLGGDDYRITGDLSLLGVTKSISIDLEFNGAATDPFGNERVGFEGKTEILRSEWGLTWNAALETGGVLVSDKIKLNFDISAIKNA from the coding sequence ATGGGCATCTTCAGCCGCAAGGACAGCACCCCGGAGACGACCGTGGCCCCGGCCGCCGCGGGCCCCGACCTCACCGCGCTCACCGGCGACTACACGATCGACCCGGCGCACACCACGATCGGTTTCGTGGCGCGCCACGCCATGGTCACCAACGTCAAGGGCGCGTTCCACGACTTCACCGGCACGCTGCACCTGGACGGCGCCGACCCCACCCGGTCCACCGCCACGCTGGACATCAAGATGGACAGCATCGACACCGGCAACGCCGACCGTGACGGTCACCTGAAGTCGTCCGACTTCTTCAAGATCGACGAGTACCCGGCGATGACCTTCCGCTCCACCAAGGCCGAGTCCCTGGGCGGGGACGACTACCGCATCACCGGCGACCTCTCCCTCCTCGGCGTGACCAAGTCGATCAGCATCGACCTGGAGTTCAACGGCGCCGCGACCGACCCCTTCGGCAACGAGCGCGTCGGCTTCGAGGGCAAGACCGAGATCCTGCGCTCCGAGTGGGGTCTGACCTGGAACGCGGCCCTGGAGACCGGCGGTGTCCTCGTCTCCGACAAGATCAAGCTGAACTTCGACATCTCCGCGATCAAGAACGCGTGA
- a CDS encoding polysaccharide lyase 8 family protein, which yields MGMTRRALLLAAALLPVTAPGARAADDPHDLLRRRWLALTLGTGYDPAAEPYASQLARLGSLARDFGATMAPAPASLWPGHPFDPPAGITFALGRLWTMAQAHVQPGTGSTGDPGLLAAVLRGLDHLLATVYHPGTVPYGNWWEWRIGSPRLLMDITAALYEQLGAARVAAACAAVGHFVPDALLTDYSGVSTGANRVDLCRCAALHGVLGRDAGRVFLSRDALSPVFRHVTGGDGLYADGSFVQHTRVAYSGTYGQVLLDGLARLLALLAGSPWQVIDPLRRNVLDSVEHAYAPLIHDGLVMDCVNGRAISRGCLRDDDLRVMRGDHFHGQNLIASVALLAGVADEPERTRWHGLIKGWTERDTVTPIAAARQLGVADLARLDAVARTAVPAAREPVGHRLFPAMDRAVHRGHRFTAALSMASDRIAHYECGNGENPRGWHTGSGMLSWWPRGRSDQYTDWYWPTVDWYRLPGTTVSTKRLADRAGGEWGAPRPDVRWVGGTTDGRYAAVGQHLKGLGSTLEARKSWFFLPDAVVCLGAGISCADGVPVETVVDNRNLGENGTQAFVRGRNWAHLEEHGGWILPRGGELRTLREDRTGAWGDINAAATDERRTRRWQTLWLDHGTAPAAAGYLYVLLPGASRAGTAARAADPHWLYVLADDDTCQAVAVPRQGLTAATFWRAGTVGRLTVSAGAGVLVVRRGRTATLHVSEPPRTGEPLELVWDRPVRAVVRADDSVVVLSADRRLRVRVTPGMACSTHECEVALR from the coding sequence ATGGGCATGACCCGTCGTGCGCTGCTGCTGGCCGCCGCCCTGCTCCCGGTCACCGCACCCGGCGCCCGCGCGGCCGACGATCCCCACGACCTGCTGCGCCGCCGCTGGCTGGCTCTCACCCTGGGGACGGGATACGACCCGGCCGCCGAGCCGTACGCCTCTCAGCTGGCCCGACTCGGCTCCCTGGCACGGGACTTCGGCGCCACCATGGCCCCGGCGCCCGCCTCGCTCTGGCCCGGTCACCCCTTCGACCCGCCGGCCGGCATCACCTTCGCCCTCGGCCGGCTGTGGACCATGGCCCAGGCCCACGTCCAGCCCGGCACCGGCAGCACCGGCGACCCCGGCCTCCTCGCCGCCGTACTGCGCGGCCTCGACCACCTCCTGGCCACCGTCTACCACCCCGGGACCGTCCCCTACGGCAACTGGTGGGAGTGGCGGATCGGCAGCCCCCGCCTGCTCATGGACATCACGGCCGCCCTGTACGAACAGCTCGGCGCGGCGCGGGTCGCGGCGGCCTGCGCGGCCGTCGGCCACTTCGTCCCGGACGCGCTGCTCACCGACTACTCCGGCGTCTCCACCGGTGCCAACCGCGTCGACCTGTGCCGCTGCGCCGCCCTGCACGGCGTCCTCGGGCGGGACGCCGGCCGCGTCTTTCTGTCGCGGGACGCGCTTTCGCCGGTCTTCCGACATGTCACCGGCGGCGACGGCCTGTACGCCGACGGCTCCTTCGTCCAGCACACCCGGGTCGCCTACTCGGGCACGTACGGCCAGGTCCTGCTCGACGGCCTGGCCCGGCTGTTGGCGCTGCTCGCCGGATCGCCCTGGCAGGTCATCGACCCGCTGCGGCGGAACGTCCTGGACAGCGTCGAGCACGCCTACGCGCCCCTGATCCACGACGGGCTGGTCATGGACTGCGTCAACGGCCGTGCCATCAGCCGGGGTTGCCTGCGCGACGACGACCTGCGGGTCATGCGCGGCGACCACTTCCACGGGCAGAACCTCATCGCCTCCGTCGCCCTGCTCGCGGGCGTCGCGGACGAGCCGGAACGCACCAGGTGGCACGGCCTGATCAAGGGATGGACGGAGCGGGACACGGTGACCCCGATCGCCGCCGCCCGGCAGCTCGGGGTCGCCGACCTCGCCCGTCTGGACGCCGTCGCCCGCACCGCCGTCCCGGCGGCCCGGGAGCCCGTCGGGCACCGGCTCTTCCCGGCGATGGACCGCGCCGTCCACCGCGGACACCGGTTCACCGCCGCCCTCTCCATGGCCAGCGACCGCATCGCCCACTACGAGTGCGGCAACGGTGAGAACCCGCGCGGCTGGCACACCGGCTCCGGCATGCTCTCCTGGTGGCCGCGGGGACGCAGCGACCAGTACACCGACTGGTACTGGCCGACCGTCGACTGGTACCGGCTGCCCGGCACCACGGTGTCCACCAAGCGGCTCGCCGACCGCGCCGGCGGCGAGTGGGGCGCGCCCCGGCCGGACGTCCGCTGGGTCGGCGGGACCACGGACGGCCGGTACGCGGCCGTGGGGCAGCACCTGAAGGGGCTCGGCTCCACCCTGGAGGCCCGCAAGTCCTGGTTCTTCCTCCCCGACGCGGTGGTCTGCCTCGGCGCCGGGATCAGCTGCGCCGACGGTGTCCCGGTGGAGACGGTGGTGGACAACCGCAACCTCGGCGAGAACGGCACCCAGGCGTTCGTACGCGGCCGGAACTGGGCCCATCTGGAGGAGCACGGCGGCTGGATCCTGCCGCGCGGGGGAGAGCTGCGCACCCTGCGCGAGGACCGCACCGGCGCCTGGGGCGACATCAACGCCGCCGCCACGGACGAACGGCGGACCCGGCGCTGGCAGACCCTCTGGCTCGACCACGGCACCGCCCCGGCCGCCGCCGGCTACCTCTACGTCCTGCTGCCCGGCGCCTCCCGGGCCGGGACCGCCGCCCGGGCCGCCGATCCGCACTGGCTGTACGTCCTTGCCGACGACGACACCTGCCAGGCCGTCGCCGTACCCCGCCAGGGCCTGACCGCGGCCACCTTCTGGCGGGCGGGTACGGTGGGGCGGCTGACCGTCTCGGCGGGAGCGGGCGTGCTCGTCGTGCGCCGGGGCCGGACGGCCACCCTGCACGTGAGCGAACCGCCCCGGACGGGCGAACCGCTGGAGCTCGTCTGGGACCGTCCGGTGCGTGCCGTCGTCCGCGCCGACGACAGCGTGGTGGTTCTGTCGGCGGACCGCCGTCTGAGGGTCCGTGTCACTCCGGGGATGGCATGTTCCACCCACGAATGTGAGGTGGCTCTCAGGTGA
- a CDS encoding DUF742 domain-containing protein produces the protein MATPPGGSSSGNWSYGPAQGQGDGSANRYNFPSAPSHRQPYAPQGPGPSPYDQPPTPRIQPVQPQRRPEPAPASASHNPLVRPYAMTGGRTRPRYQLAIEALVHTTAAPHQMQGQLPEHQRICNLCREIKSVAEVSALLTIPLGVARILVADLAEAGLVAIHQPGGDENAGGQPDVTLLERVLSGLRKL, from the coding sequence GTGGCAACACCCCCAGGCGGTTCGTCTTCGGGCAATTGGTCGTACGGCCCTGCCCAGGGCCAGGGCGACGGTTCGGCGAACCGGTACAACTTCCCCTCCGCACCCAGCCACCGGCAGCCGTACGCCCCGCAGGGCCCAGGTCCGTCGCCGTACGACCAGCCGCCTACGCCGCGGATCCAGCCGGTGCAGCCGCAGCGCCGCCCCGAGCCGGCGCCGGCCTCGGCGTCCCACAATCCCCTGGTGCGTCCGTACGCCATGACCGGCGGCCGGACCCGCCCGCGCTACCAGCTCGCCATCGAGGCACTGGTGCACACCACCGCCGCTCCGCACCAGATGCAGGGCCAGCTGCCCGAGCATCAGCGGATCTGCAACCTGTGCCGGGAGATCAAGTCGGTGGCCGAGGTCTCGGCCCTCCTCACGATTCCCCTCGGCGTGGCCAGGATCCTCGTCGCCGACTTGGCGGAGGCGGGCCTGGTCGCCATCCATCAGCCCGGCGGCGACGAGAACGCCGGTGGCCAGCCAGACGTGACACTGCTCGAAAGGGTGCTCAGTGGACTTCGCAAGCTCTAG
- a CDS encoding acyl-CoA carboxylase subunit beta, with product MTVLEETTGEPTGEPTDARGRVAELHEIRAHAVAGPSEKATEAQHAKGKLTARERIELLLDAGSFQEVEQLRRHRATGFGLEAKKPYSDGVITGWGTVEGRTVFVYAHDFRIFGGALGEAHATKIHKIMDMAIAAGAPLVSLNDGAGARIQEGVSALAGYGGIFQRNTKASGVIPQISVMLGPCAGGAAYSPALTDFVFMVRETSQMFITGPDVVKAVTGEEITQNGLGGADVHAETSGVCHFAYDDEETCIAEVRYLLSLLPQNNRENPPRVETSDAVDRRGDVLLDLVPADGNRPYDMAKVIEEIVDDGEYLEVHERWARNIICALARLDGQVVGIIANQPQVLAGVLDIEASEKAARFVQMCDAFNIPIVTFLDVPGFLPGVDQEHGGIIRHGAKLLYAYCNATVPRISLILRKAYGGAYIVMDSQSIGADLTYAWPTNEIAVMGAEGAANVIFRRQIADAEDPEAMRQKMVKEYKAELMHPYYAAERGLVDDVIDPAETREVLAKSLAMLQTKHADLPSRKHGNPPQ from the coding sequence ATGACCGTTTTGGAAGAGACGACGGGTGAGCCGACCGGCGAGCCGACGGACGCGCGCGGACGGGTCGCCGAGCTGCACGAGATTCGTGCCCACGCAGTGGCGGGCCCCAGCGAGAAGGCGACCGAGGCGCAGCACGCCAAGGGCAAGCTGACGGCGCGGGAGCGGATCGAGCTGCTCCTCGACGCGGGGTCCTTCCAGGAGGTCGAGCAGCTGCGCCGGCACCGGGCGACCGGATTCGGCCTGGAGGCGAAGAAGCCCTACAGCGACGGTGTCATCACCGGCTGGGGCACGGTCGAGGGCCGCACGGTCTTCGTCTACGCCCACGACTTCCGGATCTTCGGCGGCGCGCTGGGCGAGGCCCACGCCACCAAGATCCACAAGATCATGGACATGGCCATCGCGGCCGGCGCGCCCCTGGTCTCCCTCAACGACGGTGCGGGCGCCCGCATCCAGGAGGGCGTCAGCGCGCTCGCCGGCTACGGCGGCATCTTCCAGCGCAACACCAAGGCCTCGGGTGTCATCCCGCAGATCTCCGTGATGCTCGGTCCGTGCGCGGGCGGCGCGGCCTACAGCCCCGCCCTGACGGACTTCGTCTTCATGGTCCGTGAGACGTCCCAGATGTTCATCACCGGCCCGGACGTCGTCAAGGCGGTCACGGGCGAGGAGATCACCCAGAACGGCCTGGGCGGCGCCGACGTCCACGCGGAGACCTCCGGCGTCTGCCACTTCGCGTACGACGACGAGGAGACCTGCATCGCCGAGGTGCGCTACCTCCTCTCGCTGCTCCCGCAGAACAACCGCGAGAACCCGCCGCGGGTGGAGACGTCCGACGCCGTCGACCGCCGCGGCGACGTGCTGCTCGACCTGGTCCCGGCCGACGGCAACCGGCCGTACGACATGGCCAAGGTCATCGAGGAGATCGTCGACGACGGCGAGTACCTGGAGGTCCACGAGCGCTGGGCGCGCAACATCATCTGCGCCCTCGCCCGGCTGGACGGCCAGGTGGTGGGCATCATCGCCAACCAGCCGCAGGTCCTCGCCGGTGTCCTGGACATCGAGGCGAGTGAAAAAGCTGCGCGCTTTGTCCAGATGTGTGACGCTTTCAATATCCCGATCGTCACCTTCCTGGACGTGCCGGGGTTCCTCCCCGGCGTCGACCAGGAGCACGGCGGAATCATCCGCCACGGTGCGAAGCTGCTGTACGCCTACTGCAACGCGACCGTGCCGAGGATTTCGCTGATCCTGCGGAAGGCGTACGGAGGTGCCTACATCGTCATGGACTCCCAGTCGATCGGCGCCGACCTGACCTACGCCTGGCCGACGAACGAGATCGCCGTGATGGGCGCGGAAGGCGCCGCCAACGTCATCTTCCGGCGGCAGATCGCCGATGCCGAGGACCCCGAGGCCATGCGTCAGAAGATGGTCAAGGAGTACAAGGCCGAGCTGATGCACCCCTACTACGCGGCCGAACGCGGCCTGGTCGACGACGTCATCGACCCCGCCGAGACGCGTGAGGTCCTGGCCAAGTCCCTGGCCATGCTCCAGACCAAGCACGCCGACCTGCCCTCCCGCAAGCACGGCAACCCCCCGCAGTAA
- a CDS encoding ATP/GTP-binding protein translates to MDFASSSGGPSRSTTSAKIVVAGGFGVGKTTFVGAVSEINPLRTEAVMTSASAGIDDLTHTGDKTTTTVAMDFGRITLDQDLILYLFGTPGQDRFWFMWDDLVRGAIGAIVLVDTRRLADCFPAVDYFENSGLPFVIALNGFDGNQPYQPDEVREALQIGPDTPIITTDARHRADAKSALITLVEHALMARLR, encoded by the coding sequence GTGGACTTCGCAAGCTCTAGCGGCGGTCCTTCCCGCTCCACCACCTCCGCGAAGATCGTGGTTGCGGGCGGCTTCGGCGTGGGCAAGACCACGTTCGTCGGCGCCGTCTCGGAGATCAACCCGCTGCGCACAGAGGCCGTCATGACGTCCGCGTCCGCCGGCATCGACGACCTCACCCACACCGGGGACAAGACCACCACGACGGTGGCCATGGACTTCGGCCGTATCACCCTCGACCAGGACCTGATCCTGTACCTCTTCGGTACCCCGGGCCAGGACCGCTTCTGGTTCATGTGGGACGACCTGGTCCGCGGCGCCATCGGCGCGATCGTCCTGGTCGACACCCGGCGCCTGGCCGACTGCTTCCCCGCGGTCGACTACTTCGAGAACTCGGGCCTGCCCTTCGTCATCGCCCTCAACGGCTTCGACGGCAACCAGCCCTACCAGCCGGACGAGGTGCGCGAGGCGCTGCAGATCGGCCCCGACACCCCGATCATCACGACCGACGCCCGTCACCGCGCGGACGCCAAGTCGGCGCTGATCACGCTGGTCGAGCACGCCCTGATGGCCCGCCTGCGCTAG
- a CDS encoding roadblock/LC7 domain-containing protein gives MSQAAQNLNWLITNFVDNTPGVSHTVVVSADGLLLAMSEGFPRDRADQLAAVASGLTSLTAGASRIFEGGSVNQTVVEMERGFLFIMSVSDGSSLAVLAHPEADIGLIGYEMALLVDRAGTVLTPDLRAELQGSLLN, from the coding sequence ATGAGCCAGGCGGCACAGAACCTGAACTGGTTGATCACCAACTTCGTGGACAACACCCCGGGGGTGTCCCACACGGTGGTGGTCTCCGCCGACGGACTCCTTCTGGCGATGTCCGAAGGCTTCCCCCGCGACCGCGCCGACCAGCTCGCCGCCGTCGCCTCCGGTCTGACCTCGCTGACCGCCGGTGCCTCGCGCATCTTCGAGGGCGGCAGCGTGAACCAGACGGTTGTGGAGATGGAGCGGGGATTCCTCTTCATCATGTCCGTTTCCGACGGGTCGTCCCTCGCGGTTCTGGCCCATCCAGAGGCGGACATCGGTCTCATCGGGTACGAGATGGCACTTCTGGTGGACCGGGCGGGCACGGTTCTCACCCCGGATCTCCGCGCGGAGCTCCAGGGAAGCCTTCTCAACTAG
- a CDS encoding acyl-CoA carboxylase subunit epsilon, producing the protein MSTADIRVEKGHAEPEEVAAITAVLLARAAARTEPSAQTHRGRPKAGWRRLEREPGFRAPHSWR; encoded by the coding sequence ATGAGCACTGCTGACATCCGCGTCGAGAAGGGCCACGCCGAGCCCGAGGAAGTCGCCGCCATCACGGCCGTCCTCCTGGCCCGCGCCGCCGCCCGCACCGAGCCCTCGGCCCAGACCCACCGCGGCCGGCCCAAGGCCGGCTGGCGCCGCCTGGAGCGCGAGCCCGGCTTCCGCGCCCCGCACAGCTGGCGCTGA